One window of the Hemitrygon akajei chromosome 5, sHemAka1.3, whole genome shotgun sequence genome contains the following:
- the LOC140727679 gene encoding cell surface A33 antigen-like isoform X2, whose product MTVRVSQTQIEIAEGDDLNLECKYTSTTTRKDNLNIEWIRLEEAPNEGLIDVVQYFSGGMYSIGKLYTGRTNFTGNVETDDCSIIIKKVQVADSGTYVTEVKTPHDLEGNRKVTIDVTVLVPPSPPVCSIDGTAEYGQTVKLTCHSKEGSPKPVYSWKSYSPQSQLRQLPQTSVQETDGLVLKNISATSSGFFICTSKNKIREATCNITLAVMPPSMKIGFYGGIIGGAVAGLIILGIIVYCCCCRNEDKMPENYEMDDPQHDEEEELSERDSKRNDYRGAYHDDDRNEHEDRSSPHSSTRAPLAPPNKPKYMPENYEV is encoded by the exons ATGACAGTTCGTGTTTCGCAGACTCAAATAGAAATTGCTGAAGGTGATGATTTAAATTTAGAATGCAAGTATACAAGCACAACAACAAGGAAAGACAATCTTAACATTGAATGGATTCGACTTGAAGAAGCACCAAACGAGGGATTG ATTGATGTGGTCCAATACTTCTCCGGTGGAATGTACAGCATTGGAAAGCTGTATACGGGCAGAACAAATTTTACAGGGAATGTTGAGACAGATGATTGTTCAATCATTATCAAGAAGGTCCAAGTGGCTGACAGTGGCACCTATGTGACTGAAGTTAAAACACCTCATGACTTGGAAGGCAACCGGAAAGTGACAATAGATGTGACTGTTTTGG TACCACCATCGCCACCAGTTTGTTCAATAGACGGAACAGCTGAATATGGACAAACTGTTAAACTGACCTGTCACTCCAAGGAAGGATCACCAAAACCAGTTTACTCTTGGAAGAGCTACAGTCCACAGAGTCAGTTAAGGCAGTTGCCTCAAACATCCGTCCAGG AAACAGATGGCTTAGTTCTAAAAAATATTTCAGCCACATCATCAGGTTTCTTCATTTGTACTTCAAAAAATAAAATCAGAGAAGCAACCTGCAATATAACCTTAGCAGTAATGCCAC CATCAATGAAGATTGGATTTTATGGTGGAATTATTGGGGGTGCAGTTGCTGGCCTGATTATCCTTGGTATTATTGTTTATTGTTGTTGTTGCCGTAATGAAGACAAAATGCCTGAAAATTATGAAATGGA CGATCCACAGCACGATGAGGAAGAGGAGCTATCAGAGCGAGATTCCAAAAGAAATGATTATCGAGGAGCTTACCATGATGATGACCGGAATGAACATGAGGACAGGAGTTCTCCACATTCTTCTACAAGAGCTCCATTGGCACCTCCCAACAAACCGAAATATATGCCAGAGAATTATGAAGTGTAG
- the LOC140727679 gene encoding cell surface A33 antigen-like isoform X1 — MLVAVVLSLVSVLPTLNAMTVRVSQTQIEIAEGDDLNLECKYTSTTTRKDNLNIEWIRLEEAPNEGLIDVVQYFSGGMYSIGKLYTGRTNFTGNVETDDCSIIIKKVQVADSGTYVTEVKTPHDLEGNRKVTIDVTVLVPPSPPVCSIDGTAEYGQTVKLTCHSKEGSPKPVYSWKSYSPQSQLRQLPQTSVQETDGLVLKNISATSSGFFICTSKNKIREATCNITLAVMPPSMKIGFYGGIIGGAVAGLIILGIIVYCCCCRNEDKMPENYEMDDPQHDEEEELSERDSKRNDYRGAYHDDDRNEHEDRSSPHSSTRAPLAPPNKPKYMPENYEV; from the exons ATGCTAGTTGCAGTTGTCCTATCGTTGGTGTCTG TGTTGCCAACCTTGAATGCAATGACAGTTCGTGTTTCGCAGACTCAAATAGAAATTGCTGAAGGTGATGATTTAAATTTAGAATGCAAGTATACAAGCACAACAACAAGGAAAGACAATCTTAACATTGAATGGATTCGACTTGAAGAAGCACCAAACGAGGGATTG ATTGATGTGGTCCAATACTTCTCCGGTGGAATGTACAGCATTGGAAAGCTGTATACGGGCAGAACAAATTTTACAGGGAATGTTGAGACAGATGATTGTTCAATCATTATCAAGAAGGTCCAAGTGGCTGACAGTGGCACCTATGTGACTGAAGTTAAAACACCTCATGACTTGGAAGGCAACCGGAAAGTGACAATAGATGTGACTGTTTTGG TACCACCATCGCCACCAGTTTGTTCAATAGACGGAACAGCTGAATATGGACAAACTGTTAAACTGACCTGTCACTCCAAGGAAGGATCACCAAAACCAGTTTACTCTTGGAAGAGCTACAGTCCACAGAGTCAGTTAAGGCAGTTGCCTCAAACATCCGTCCAGG AAACAGATGGCTTAGTTCTAAAAAATATTTCAGCCACATCATCAGGTTTCTTCATTTGTACTTCAAAAAATAAAATCAGAGAAGCAACCTGCAATATAACCTTAGCAGTAATGCCAC CATCAATGAAGATTGGATTTTATGGTGGAATTATTGGGGGTGCAGTTGCTGGCCTGATTATCCTTGGTATTATTGTTTATTGTTGTTGTTGCCGTAATGAAGACAAAATGCCTGAAAATTATGAAATGGA CGATCCACAGCACGATGAGGAAGAGGAGCTATCAGAGCGAGATTCCAAAAGAAATGATTATCGAGGAGCTTACCATGATGATGACCGGAATGAACATGAGGACAGGAGTTCTCCACATTCTTCTACAAGAGCTCCATTGGCACCTCCCAACAAACCGAAATATATGCCAGAGAATTATGAAGTGTAG